One part of the Desulfonema ishimotonii genome encodes these proteins:
- a CDS encoding thioesterase, FlK family, producing the protein MEIITHEKISQKLCGVPLEVREGYSRVELATTGEMAADASGLIHGGFIFGLADYAAMIAVNHPNVVLGAADVKFLKPVTAGESVVAEAKIISVKGKKYQVSVVAHSGEVCVFEGEFTCFVLDQHVLNRTHQE; encoded by the coding sequence ATGGAAATTATAACCCATGAGAAAATCAGCCAGAAACTTTGCGGCGTCCCCCTTGAAGTGAGAGAGGGATACAGCCGGGTGGAACTGGCGACTACCGGCGAGATGGCGGCGGACGCATCCGGCCTGATCCACGGCGGATTTATTTTCGGCCTTGCGGACTATGCCGCCATGATCGCCGTCAATCACCCCAACGTCGTTCTCGGGGCTGCCGACGTGAAATTCCTAAAGCCCGTGACGGCGGGGGAAAGCGTTGTCGCGGAAGCGAAAATCATCTCCGTCAAAGGCAAAAAGTATCAGGTCTCAGTGGTGGCCCACAGTGGAGAGGTCTGCGTATTTGAAGGGGAATTTACCTGTTTTGTCTTGGATCAGCATGTGCTGAACCGGACGCACCAAGAATGA
- a CDS encoding B12-binding domain-containing radical SAM protein produces the protein MKRDAPHILLVNPWIHDFAAYDFWARPLGLLNLAGILRAHGLRVSLIDCLDRFHPMSPPTDPCARQGRGPYHKTRIATPPGLEEIPRHFCRYGIEPDWFRQDLRAVEKPDLILVTSLMTYWYPGVRETIGVIREIFPGVPLVLGGIYATLCREHAVAHSGADRVFSGNGTGEIFRIVRACTGYSVTPEFDAENLDSHPYPALDLQREIGYVPLLTSRGCPFRCAYCASHFLDSRRMVQSPERVLDEIIHWHSLCGVRDFVFYDDALLINADRHIIPLLEGVIRAGLDIRFHTPNAVHIREIDAALADLMFRSGFRTLRLGLETTAFEKRDSLDRKVTEQEFRQSVACLREAGFRPEQIGAYLLAGLPNQTIEALEASIITVKESGITPIPAYYTPIPHTPLWAQAVQSAHFDIASDPIFTNNAIFPCWPRDFSWQLMARIRHLTRAAA, from the coding sequence TTGAAACGCGATGCCCCTCATATCCTGCTGGTCAACCCGTGGATACACGATTTTGCCGCCTATGATTTCTGGGCCAGACCCCTGGGTCTGCTGAATCTGGCAGGCATTCTCCGCGCCCACGGCCTCCGGGTCTCCCTTATTGACTGTCTGGACCGGTTTCATCCCATGTCCCCGCCGACAGATCCCTGTGCCCGTCAGGGCCGGGGACCATATCACAAAACCCGGATCGCCACCCCGCCGGGGCTGGAGGAGATTCCCCGCCATTTCTGCCGGTACGGGATTGAACCGGACTGGTTCCGGCAGGATCTGCGGGCGGTTGAAAAGCCGGATCTGATTCTGGTCACATCGCTGATGACCTACTGGTATCCGGGAGTCCGGGAGACCATCGGGGTGATTCGGGAAATATTTCCCGGCGTCCCCCTGGTGCTGGGGGGGATTTATGCGACCCTCTGCCGGGAACACGCCGTGGCGCATTCCGGTGCGGACCGTGTGTTTTCAGGCAACGGAACCGGGGAAATATTTCGCATTGTCAGGGCCTGTACCGGATATTCGGTGACGCCGGAATTCGACGCCGAAAACCTGGATTCGCACCCGTATCCGGCGCTGGATCTCCAGCGGGAAATCGGTTATGTGCCCCTGCTGACCTCAAGAGGCTGTCCCTTTCGCTGTGCCTACTGCGCCTCCCATTTTCTGGATTCCCGGCGCATGGTGCAGTCACCGGAGCGGGTTCTGGATGAGATTATCCACTGGCACTCTCTCTGCGGGGTCCGGGATTTTGTCTTTTACGACGACGCTCTGCTGATCAACGCCGACCGCCATATCATCCCCCTTCTCGAAGGCGTCATCCGGGCCGGGCTGGATATTCGCTTTCACACCCCCAACGCCGTTCACATCCGTGAGATTGATGCGGCGCTGGCAGATCTGATGTTCCGGTCCGGCTTCAGGACCCTGCGGCTGGGTTTGGAGACCACGGCCTTTGAAAAACGGGATTCGCTGGACCGGAAGGTGACGGAGCAGGAGTTCCGGCAGTCGGTGGCCTGTCTCAGGGAGGCGGGGTTCAGGCCGGAACAGATCGGGGCGTATCTGCTGGCCGGACTGCCGAACCAGACCATTGAGGCCCTGGAAGCCTCCATCATTACAGTGAAAGAGAGCGGCATCACGCCGATTCCGGCCTATTATACCCCCATTCCCCATACGCCCCTGTGGGCGCAGGCCGTTCAGAGCGCCCATTTTGACATCGCATCCGACCCCATATTTACCAACAATGCCATTTTTCCCTGCTGGCCCAGGGACTTTTCATGGCAGCTCATGGCCCGCATCAGACATCTGACCCGCGCGGCAGCATAA
- a CDS encoding type II restriction endonuclease, with the protein MCAEIIFLIQNIEYVASASDILKQKGMFSELGEKWFDDDWMNFRRITVTDENGKPSEISSLKDFVEYRGGDTSLVVPKRTAGKKKTGKDSDE; encoded by the coding sequence ATGTGTGCAGAAATTATTTTCCTGATTCAGAATATCGAATATGTTGCCTCTGCTTCCGATATCCTGAAGCAGAAAGGGATGTTCAGCGAACTGGGTGAAAAATGGTTTGATGACGACTGGATGAATTTCAGACGGATTACGGTCACAGATGAAAACGGCAAACCAAGTGAAATTTCTTCCCTGAAAGATTTTGTAGAATACAGAGGCGGAGATACTTCCCTCGTTGTTCCGAAACGGACGGCAGGAAAAAAGAAGACCGGGAAGGATTCCGATGAATAA
- a CDS encoding Dam family site-specific DNA-(adenine-N6)-methyltransferase, which translates to MNKIAVPPIKCQGIKTKLVPWIKAIIPDDFTGKWIEPFSGSGVVAYNVRPQKALLCDTNPHLIKFYNSVKSGRITSEIARNFLKTEGENLKTEGQDYYYEVRERFNKNKDPLDFLFLNRSCFNGMIRFNKKGGFNVPFCRKPQRFRQAYITKIVNQVSYVETLLKYHDFEFRCQDFELTVTNASDEDIIYCDPPYIGRHADYYNSWDEDHELRLNEFLGKSDSRFILSTWHSNDYRENKYLNTIWGRFNILTKEHFYHVGGFEKNRNPMLEALVTNFKAAYIEKAENKSEQLTLFEKAAEPNAI; encoded by the coding sequence ATGAATAAGATAGCAGTTCCGCCTATCAAATGTCAGGGAATAAAGACAAAGCTTGTCCCCTGGATCAAAGCGATCATACCTGACGATTTTACAGGAAAATGGATTGAGCCTTTTTCGGGTTCAGGAGTTGTGGCTTATAATGTCAGGCCCCAAAAAGCGCTTCTGTGTGACACAAACCCCCATCTGATAAAATTTTACAATTCGGTAAAAAGCGGCAGAATAACCAGTGAGATTGCCAGAAATTTTCTTAAAACAGAAGGTGAAAATCTTAAAACAGAAGGGCAGGATTACTATTATGAGGTAAGAGAGCGGTTCAATAAGAATAAAGATCCCCTGGATTTTCTTTTTCTGAACCGTTCCTGTTTCAACGGAATGATACGTTTCAACAAAAAAGGAGGATTTAATGTTCCGTTCTGTCGGAAACCTCAGAGATTCAGACAGGCATATATAACCAAAATAGTCAATCAGGTTTCATATGTTGAAACTCTTCTGAAATATCATGATTTTGAATTCAGATGTCAGGATTTTGAACTGACAGTTACAAATGCATCGGATGAAGATATCATCTATTGTGACCCTCCTTATATCGGGCGACATGCGGATTATTACAACAGTTGGGATGAAGATCATGAACTCAGACTGAACGAGTTTCTTGGTAAGTCTGACAGCAGATTCATTTTATCCACTTGGCACAGCAATGACTATCGTGAAAATAAATATCTGAATACAATATGGGGCAGGTTCAATATACTTACCAAAGAGCATTTTTATCATGTCGGAGGCTTTGAAAAAAACAGAAACCCCATGTTAGAGGCATTGGTAACAAATTTTAAAGCCGCTTATATTGAAAAAGCGGAAAACAAATCAGAGCAGCTGACACTTTTTGAAAAAGCAGCAGAACCGAACGCCATCTAA
- the mtnA gene encoding S-methyl-5-thioribose-1-phosphate isomerase has product MNVDGKEMRPIWPDEDMKTVKVIDQRLLPHEMVIADLKSLDDIIVAIKEMYVRGAPLIGATAGYGVYLIVISAPDPSIPDDYLKRECERLKAARPTAVNLAWAVDRMLPKLLAARTPAEKIELARNEARAIADLEAENCRQIGEHGLPLIRDISEKKGGQTVNLLTHCNAGWLACVEWGTATAPMYAAHAAGIDIHVWVDETRPLNQGARLTAWELGKAGIRHTVITDNAGGHLMQHGQVDMVITGTDRTTCTGDVANKIGTYLKALAARDNNIPFYVALPSTTFDWTLRDGVAQIPIEERDPDEIRYIQGYENGTVKSVLVPPAESPAGNYAFDVTPARLVTGFITERGVCAATEADIRRLFPERR; this is encoded by the coding sequence ATGAACGTTGACGGCAAAGAGATGCGGCCCATATGGCCGGATGAAGATATGAAAACGGTTAAGGTTATTGATCAGCGGCTTTTGCCCCATGAGATGGTTATCGCGGACCTGAAATCGCTGGACGATATCATCGTGGCCATAAAGGAGATGTACGTCAGGGGTGCGCCCCTGATCGGTGCGACCGCCGGATACGGGGTATACCTGATCGTCATCAGCGCCCCGGACCCCTCGATCCCGGATGACTACCTGAAGCGGGAATGTGAGCGCCTTAAGGCCGCCCGGCCCACAGCTGTCAATCTGGCCTGGGCCGTGGACCGGATGCTCCCGAAACTCCTGGCGGCCCGGACGCCTGCGGAAAAGATTGAACTGGCCCGGAATGAGGCCCGTGCCATTGCTGACCTGGAAGCTGAAAACTGCCGACAGATCGGTGAACACGGATTGCCCCTGATCCGGGACATCAGCGAAAAAAAAGGCGGTCAGACCGTCAACCTGCTGACCCACTGCAATGCCGGATGGCTCGCCTGCGTGGAGTGGGGAACAGCGACGGCCCCCATGTACGCGGCCCATGCGGCGGGCATCGACATCCATGTGTGGGTGGACGAAACCCGGCCGCTGAACCAGGGCGCGCGGCTGACGGCGTGGGAACTGGGCAAGGCAGGCATCCGGCACACGGTCATCACCGACAATGCGGGGGGACACCTCATGCAGCACGGGCAGGTGGACATGGTCATCACCGGTACGGACCGGACCACCTGTACCGGCGATGTCGCCAATAAAATCGGCACCTATCTCAAGGCGCTGGCGGCCAGGGACAACAACATCCCCTTTTACGTGGCCCTGCCCTCCACCACCTTTGACTGGACGCTGAGGGACGGGGTGGCCCAGATTCCCATTGAAGAGCGCGACCCGGATGAGATCCGCTATATTCAGGGATATGAAAACGGGACGGTCAAAAGTGTGCTGGTGCCCCCTGCTGAAAGCCCGGCGGGTAATTACGCCTTTGATGTCACCCCGGCCCGGCTGGTGACAGGCTTCATCACAGAGCGGGGCGTCTGCGCGGCAACGGAAGCGGATATTCGCCGCCTGTTTCCTGAGCGACGGTAA
- a CDS encoding ferrous iron transport protein A, which produces MYQMLSEAPIDKPLLLVRTDDPGLADRLRRMGLSAESRFVRMAEDIMLRTVRIRGPQNDAVIGAGMAGKIVVHLNDGRKLPLAEMKPGESGHIEGSTCGAALQRTLKTLGFGVDDRVTFLRTLPPMEYTVLIRDDARRVRVPEGMAFKIWGESGGKSLQFSMTPTGQPFLVKEILGGKKARQGVLSYGIEPGKTLIPETVSPGQNLYIGQKNLIIISTTDGLRLFLEECQARRMWVRVCESS; this is translated from the coding sequence ATGTATCAGATGTTAAGCGAAGCACCGATTGACAAACCCTTGCTGCTTGTCAGGACAGATGATCCGGGGCTGGCCGATCGCCTGCGCCGGATGGGGCTTTCTGCGGAAAGCCGGTTTGTGCGTATGGCAGAGGATATCATGCTCCGAACGGTCCGAATCAGAGGGCCTCAGAATGACGCGGTCATCGGCGCGGGCATGGCCGGGAAGATCGTTGTCCATCTGAATGACGGGCGCAAGCTGCCCCTGGCCGAAATGAAGCCCGGAGAAAGCGGCCACATCGAGGGGAGTACCTGCGGGGCGGCCCTGCAACGCACACTGAAAACGCTCGGATTCGGGGTTGACGACCGGGTCACATTTCTCCGCACCCTGCCGCCCATGGAATATACCGTCCTGATCCGGGACGACGCCCGGCGGGTGAGAGTTCCCGAGGGCATGGCCTTCAAAATATGGGGGGAGAGCGGCGGCAAGTCGCTTCAGTTCTCCATGACCCCTACCGGTCAGCCATTTTTGGTCAAAGAGATACTGGGCGGGAAAAAGGCGCGGCAGGGGGTGTTGTCCTACGGGATCGAACCGGGCAAGACCCTGATCCCGGAAACCGTCAGTCCGGGTCAGAATCTCTATATCGGACAAAAAAATCTCATTATCATCTCCACGACTGACGGCCTGCGGCTTTTCCTGGAAGAGTGCCAGGCGCGGCGGATGTGGGTGCGGGTGTGTGAATCATCGTAA
- a CDS encoding HD-GYP domain-containing protein encodes MLPGTVDLHELVDIVNTILDARDPYTLEHSLRVAEYAEKIAADMRLDPCARQRVHIAAHFHDIGKIGVPDAVLNKPGRLTEEDRRAIQTHPRFGYNILRRLPALAVISEIVLYHHERFDGLGYPDGLRGERIPLESRIIAVADAFDAMTSDRPYRCGMSAEAAAGEIRRHAGGQFCPLVVRHFNRVVHRFDVSAQGVFPSCHFAFAGHEDLMHSKMAGRKISGQDRPEPALSGGTM; translated from the coding sequence ATGCTGCCCGGTACGGTGGACCTTCACGAACTGGTGGATATCGTCAACACAATACTGGACGCCCGCGATCCGTACACCCTGGAGCATTCCCTGCGGGTGGCCGAATACGCTGAAAAGATCGCGGCAGATATGCGTCTGGACCCCTGTGCGCGTCAGCGCGTTCATATCGCGGCCCATTTTCACGACATCGGCAAGATCGGCGTGCCGGACGCCGTGCTGAACAAGCCGGGGCGCCTGACAGAGGAGGACCGGCGGGCCATTCAGACCCATCCCCGGTTCGGATATAATATCCTCAGACGGCTCCCGGCCCTGGCCGTTATTTCCGAGATCGTGCTGTACCATCACGAGCGGTTCGACGGACTGGGCTATCCCGATGGGCTGAGGGGGGAGCGGATTCCCCTGGAAAGCCGGATCATCGCCGTGGCGGATGCGTTTGACGCCATGACATCGGATCGGCCCTACCGCTGCGGCATGTCTGCGGAAGCCGCGGCAGGCGAAATCAGGCGGCACGCGGGGGGACAGTTCTGCCCCCTGGTGGTGCGGCACTTCAACCGCGTGGTCCATCGGTTCGATGTTTCCGCTCAGGGCGTTTTTCCGTCCTGCCATTTTGCGTTTGCCGGGCATGAAGATCTGATGCATTCCAAAATGGCGGGCCGGAAGATCAGCGGACAGGATCGCCCGGAACCTGCACTCAGCGGTGGAACGATGTGA
- a CDS encoding flavodoxin family protein — protein sequence MTKHDTDTQMTPEIVAIYGSPRRRGNTATLLKHAVEGAREADAHVEEIVLRDKKISPCLEIYKCKEAGKCAIRDDFQEVCDRILSAHGIILASPIFFYTVSAHTKILMDRCQSLWVKKYWIDNTPFGDRTFRRKGLFISAGATRGKKLFEGALLTVKYFFDVIDTELWQTLLYRQLDFEGDVLRHPEYLKEARESGAALVKAIRNGQGDDFSG from the coding sequence ATGACCAAACACGATACGGATACGCAAATGACGCCTGAAATTGTAGCCATCTACGGAAGCCCGCGACGCAGGGGCAACACGGCGACGTTATTGAAACACGCGGTTGAGGGAGCGCGGGAGGCCGATGCCCATGTGGAGGAAATCGTTCTCCGCGACAAAAAAATCTCCCCCTGCCTTGAGATCTACAAGTGCAAAGAGGCGGGAAAATGTGCCATCAGAGACGATTTTCAGGAGGTCTGTGACCGGATATTGTCGGCCCACGGCATTATCCTCGCCTCCCCCATCTTTTTTTACACCGTCAGCGCCCACACCAAAATTCTCATGGACCGGTGTCAGTCCCTCTGGGTCAAAAAATACTGGATCGACAACACCCCTTTCGGCGATCGGACATTCCGGCGGAAGGGGCTGTTCATATCCGCCGGTGCGACCCGCGGTAAAAAGCTCTTTGAGGGGGCGCTGCTCACCGTGAAGTACTTTTTTGATGTGATCGACACGGAACTGTGGCAGACCCTGCTGTACCGGCAGCTCGATTTTGAGGGGGATGTACTCAGACATCCCGAATACCTGAAAGAGGCCCGCGAATCCGGGGCCGCCCTTGTCAAAGCCATTCGGAACGGACAGGGGGACGACTTTTCAGGCTGA
- a CDS encoding B12-binding domain-containing radical SAM protein: protein MMAQYSKVRFSQDMKIKFILPALTEAHGQFWRPIKYSLFPPLGLATLAGYLNNSDEAVIQDEHVEPLNLNDSPDLVVIQVYITSAYRAYEISDHYREKGITVILGGLHVTALPNEALQHADSIVLGPAEKIWGEVLDDFRNNRLEKIYFSNLRTLKNQPPVRRDLIKREFYLVPNSLVISRGCPHSCDFCYKTSFFRGGKSFYTYTTDQALSEIEILKGKHLFFLDDNIFGNPALAFSLFSEMKGMGRVWQGAATVASLQNRKLLQVAADSGLKSLFIGFETLKQEGLARHNKQHNRTGEYEKVIKTLHDYGIMINASFVFGLDQDDPSVFRATAEWAIAKGIETVTFHILTPYPGTPLYQRLEKQQRILHHDWNLYDTRHAVFRHPVMSSEAIEAGYQNAYSYFYKWTSILKSAAKKEKLLSAGRHIAYTGGWKKAEPVWNFLIRLKRLNQAVPPLERVLKGYD from the coding sequence ATGATGGCCCAATATTCTAAAGTCAGGTTTTCTCAGGATATGAAAATAAAATTCATTCTCCCGGCATTAACAGAGGCACACGGACAGTTTTGGAGACCCATAAAATATTCCCTGTTTCCACCATTGGGGCTTGCAACCCTGGCGGGCTATCTGAACAATTCGGATGAAGCGGTAATACAGGACGAACACGTTGAACCGCTCAATCTGAATGACTCGCCTGACCTTGTTGTCATTCAGGTATATATAACGTCCGCATACAGGGCTTATGAAATTTCAGATCATTATCGGGAAAAGGGAATCACTGTTATTCTCGGCGGATTACACGTTACCGCTCTTCCGAATGAGGCGTTGCAACATGCTGACAGCATTGTTCTCGGTCCGGCAGAAAAAATATGGGGCGAGGTTCTTGATGATTTCAGAAATAATAGGCTGGAAAAAATATATTTTTCAAATTTAAGAACATTGAAAAATCAGCCACCTGTCAGGAGGGATCTGATTAAAAGAGAATTTTATCTTGTTCCCAATTCCCTGGTCATATCAAGAGGATGTCCCCACTCATGTGATTTTTGCTATAAGACATCCTTTTTCAGGGGCGGAAAATCATTTTATACATACACAACCGATCAGGCATTATCGGAAATTGAGATCCTAAAAGGAAAACATCTTTTTTTTCTTGATGACAATATATTCGGAAATCCGGCGCTTGCTTTTTCATTATTTTCAGAAATGAAGGGCATGGGAAGGGTTTGGCAGGGTGCGGCCACCGTGGCCTCTTTGCAGAACAGAAAATTATTGCAGGTCGCAGCAGATTCAGGCCTGAAAAGTCTTTTCATCGGGTTTGAAACGCTTAAACAGGAAGGGCTTGCCAGACATAACAAACAGCACAACAGAACCGGTGAATATGAAAAGGTGATAAAAACACTTCACGATTATGGCATAATGATCAATGCGAGTTTTGTATTCGGTCTGGATCAGGATGATCCCAGTGTTTTCAGGGCCACTGCCGAATGGGCAATAGCGAAGGGCATTGAAACCGTCACTTTCCATATCCTTACCCCTTATCCGGGCACACCGCTTTATCAGCGTCTTGAAAAGCAACAGAGAATCCTTCATCATGATTGGAATTTATATGATACAAGACATGCGGTGTTCAGGCATCCGGTGATGAGTTCGGAAGCCATTGAAGCCGGTTATCAGAATGCGTACAGCTATTTTTACAAATGGACTTCAATATTGAAATCCGCCGCAAAAAAGGAGAAACTGCTTTCCGCAGGCAGGCATATTGCGTATACTGGCGGATGGAAAAAGGCTGAACCGGTCTGGAATTTTCTTATCAGACTTAAAAGACTGAACCAGGCTGTGCCGCCGCTCGAACGTGTACTGAAAGGATACGACTAA
- the ltrA gene encoding group II intron reverse transcriptase/maturase: MVIHIDGLLSSAYGWNTINWEAAVGIVKRLQARIVKAVQAGDKRKVRGLQRLLRRSFAAQLLAVRRVTSNRGKRTPGVDGILFNTPAKKWQAAQQLNLKGCRSQPLKRLCIPKKNGSKRPLGIPTMHDRCVQALEKLVLEPAAETTADPCSCGFRCKRSAHDAIEACHNALRLKGSPRWILEADIKGCFDHINHQWMLKHIPAHKGRLRNWLKSGYLERNQFHPTEAGTPQGGIISPVLANMALDGMDALLKKHFKKAQKIHMVRYADDFIITGDTKAVLEHEVRPLIAEFLKERGLELSEEKTKITHIDKGFDFLGFTIRKYKGKLLTKPSKSSVASVKGKIKAIITAGKSTRTARLIDLLNPVIRGWGNYFRHSAAKHTFYRIDHAIWEMTWQWARRRHPNKSLYWIKEKYFRHERNRNWVFKEKNGMVALHKMGDIPVTRFIKIRQEANPYDPDWAEYFKDRARKALMRKLKTKRGRLWMRQHGICPMCRTELDNEEGWHIHHLLPKANGGTDTVDNLVLIHAACHRQIHSLYAINQLPDASRRLIKA, from the coding sequence ATGGTCATACACATTGACGGCCTTCTGAGCAGCGCCTATGGCTGGAACACCATTAACTGGGAGGCCGCCGTCGGCATTGTAAAACGCTTGCAGGCCCGTATCGTGAAGGCAGTACAGGCAGGAGACAAACGCAAAGTCCGCGGACTGCAAAGACTCCTGCGGCGATCCTTTGCCGCGCAGCTGCTGGCGGTAAGAAGGGTCACGAGCAATCGCGGAAAACGCACGCCGGGCGTGGACGGAATTCTTTTCAACACCCCGGCGAAGAAATGGCAGGCAGCACAGCAGTTAAACTTAAAAGGCTGTCGGTCACAGCCCCTGAAACGTCTCTGTATCCCGAAGAAAAACGGCAGTAAGCGGCCTCTTGGCATCCCCACCATGCACGACCGGTGCGTTCAGGCGCTGGAAAAACTCGTGCTGGAACCGGCGGCGGAAACCACAGCCGATCCGTGTTCCTGCGGATTTCGCTGCAAGCGCTCCGCCCACGACGCCATAGAAGCCTGCCACAACGCCCTGCGCCTTAAAGGCAGCCCGCGCTGGATATTAGAGGCCGACATCAAAGGATGCTTTGACCACATCAACCACCAGTGGATGCTGAAACACATCCCGGCGCACAAGGGGAGACTCAGGAACTGGCTGAAGTCCGGCTATCTGGAAAGAAACCAGTTTCATCCCACTGAAGCCGGCACGCCCCAGGGCGGCATCATTTCCCCCGTTCTTGCGAACATGGCCTTAGACGGCATGGACGCGCTCTTGAAAAAGCACTTTAAAAAGGCGCAGAAAATCCATATGGTAAGATATGCCGACGATTTTATCATCACCGGCGACACCAAAGCCGTGCTGGAACACGAGGTCAGGCCGCTGATTGCGGAATTCCTCAAAGAACGGGGCCTTGAACTGTCTGAAGAGAAAACGAAAATCACCCACATTGATAAGGGGTTTGATTTTCTGGGGTTCACCATCCGCAAATATAAGGGAAAACTGCTGACAAAACCGTCGAAATCCAGTGTTGCATCGGTTAAAGGGAAGATCAAAGCGATCATCACGGCCGGCAAGTCCACCCGGACGGCCCGGCTGATCGACCTGCTCAATCCCGTGATCCGGGGCTGGGGGAATTATTTTCGCCATTCAGCCGCTAAGCACACGTTTTACCGGATCGACCATGCCATATGGGAAATGACCTGGCAATGGGCCAGAAGGCGGCATCCGAATAAATCTCTATACTGGATCAAAGAGAAATACTTCCGGCACGAGAGAAACCGGAACTGGGTTTTCAAAGAAAAGAACGGAATGGTTGCCCTGCATAAAATGGGCGACATCCCGGTGACGCGCTTCATCAAGATCAGGCAGGAGGCCAACCCCTATGACCCTGACTGGGCCGAATACTTCAAAGACCGCGCCCGAAAAGCGCTGATGCGGAAACTCAAAACAAAACGGGGCCGGTTGTGGATGCGGCAGCACGGCATCTGCCCGATGTGCCGGACGGAACTGGATAACGAAGAAGGATGGCACATCCACCACCTGCTGCCAAAGGCAAACGGCGGAACCGACACAGTGGACAACCTCGTTTTGATACACGCAGCCTGCCACCGGCAAATCCACAGCCTTTATGCGATAAATCAACTGCCGGATGCTTCACGGCGTCTTATCAAGGCCTGA
- the ahbB gene encoding siroheme decarboxylase subunit beta encodes MLTELEKKVIASIQGDISITERPFLEIAEKIGTTEDDVLRILQDLSERGVIRRFGATLRHQKSGFRANAMVAWKVDEDRIRAVGQKMAAFREVTHCYRRDPSGEWPYNLYTMIHAKDEEACHGIARKLSRETGETDYNLLFSRRELKKTSMQYFPDVLDA; translated from the coding sequence ATGCTTACAGAACTTGAAAAAAAAGTCATTGCCAGTATTCAGGGCGATATTTCCATCACAGAACGCCCGTTTCTTGAGATCGCCGAAAAGATCGGCACAACCGAAGACGACGTGCTGAGAATATTGCAGGATCTTTCGGAACGGGGCGTCATCCGGCGCTTCGGCGCGACCCTGCGCCATCAGAAATCGGGGTTCCGGGCCAATGCCATGGTCGCGTGGAAAGTGGATGAGGACCGGATCAGGGCGGTGGGGCAGAAGATGGCCGCATTCAGGGAAGTGACCCACTGTTACCGGCGCGACCCCAGCGGTGAGTGGCCCTACAACCTCTACACCATGATTCACGCAAAAGACGAGGAGGCCTGTCACGGGATCGCCCGCAAACTCTCCCGTGAAACCGGCGAGACAGACTACAACCTCCTGTTCAGCCGGCGGGAGCTGAAAAAGACCTCCATGCAGTACTTTCCCGACGTGCTTGACGCCTGA
- a CDS encoding DUF177 domain-containing protein, whose translation MKIFTENIPEEGFTLEFEKDADNFPILTDMGQTEGTIFAEPVRVQVQVRQQADMTEVRGDVETVARLACRRCLREFSVPLRRWFTLYFTRTLPESAENAPEKGDVELTAEETGLIQFQGKEIDLRDAIQEQLVMALPAWPLCSADCKGLCPKCGADLNQGDCGCDRQDETSPFAALKNLKVGK comes from the coding sequence GTGAAAATATTTACTGAAAATATTCCGGAAGAGGGATTTACCCTTGAATTTGAGAAAGATGCGGACAATTTCCCGATTCTGACCGATATGGGCCAGACAGAGGGGACGATATTTGCCGAACCGGTCCGCGTCCAGGTCCAGGTTCGTCAGCAGGCGGATATGACAGAGGTCAGAGGCGATGTTGAGACAGTTGCCCGCCTTGCCTGTCGGCGCTGTCTGAGGGAATTCTCCGTCCCCCTGAGGCGGTGGTTCACGCTCTATTTCACCCGGACGCTGCCGGAGTCTGCCGAAAATGCCCCGGAAAAAGGGGATGTCGAGCTGACTGCCGAAGAGACCGGGCTGATACAGTTTCAGGGCAAGGAGATTGATCTCCGGGACGCGATTCAGGAGCAACTGGTGATGGCCCTCCCGGCCTGGCCCCTGTGCAGTGCGGATTGCAAAGGGCTGTGCCCCAAGTGCGGCGCGGATCTGAACCAGGGCGACTGTGGCTGCGACAGGCAAGATGAGACCAGCCCCTTTGCCGCGCTGAAAAACCTGAAGGTGGGAAAATAG